Part of the Paenibacillus aurantius genome, TACGCCGCTGAATCATATGCCCGCAGACGGAAAGCCATTAGCCCATCCTATGCCGACGACCATCAATGCCACGATGGATGTGGCGATCGTGAAGGAGCTTCTCCGCAATCTCATCCGGGCGGGGAGGGCCTCGGGCTGCAGGGAGGAGGAGCTGGCCGAGTGGAGGGCGATGCTGGAGCGTCTGCCGGCTTACCGGATCAATGACGAAGGGGCCGCCGCCGAGTGGATCCATCCGGATTTTGAAGACCGGTACGCCCATCGCCATCTGTCCCACCTGTACCCGGTCTTTCCGGGAGATGAAATCTCCCGGGAAAGTGATCCCGAAGCGTTCCAGTCTTTTGCCAAGGCGGTGGACAAGCGGGAGCTCGGGGCGCAGACCGGCTGGTCGCTTGCCCATATGGCCGCCATTTATGCCCGGCTGGGCGACGGAGACCGCTCCTTGGAATGCTTGGACGTGCTCGCCCGGACGTGCCTGCTGCCGAACCTGTTTACCCTGCACAACGACTGGAGGGGGATGGGGGCTTCGCTCCCCATGCCCACTGCTCCGGTTCAGCTGGACGCGAGCCTGGGCTGGGTAAACGCCGTTCAGGAGATGCTGCTGCAGGTTCAGCCGGGCATGATCAAGCTGCTTCCCGCCCTTCCCGATAGATTGGCCAAGGGGAAGCTGGCCGATTGGCGCTTCTATACCGGCCGGCTCAGCCTGGAATGGGACACCGCAGCCGGTATTTTCCTGGCCGAGCTGACCGCCGAGCGGGACACGGAAACGACCGTCAAGCTTCCCGGCGGGTTTCCTCCCTTCACGTGGAGCGGGGAAGGAATAGAGCCCTCCCCGCTGGGCGGGTCCTTTTATGTCGTTAAGATGAAACGGGGAGAGAAGGTGCAGGTTCAAGCCTGCCAAGGATCCTTCTCTACCTGATGGTTATCCGAAGAGGCTGCCGCCCGGCAGCCTCTTTTTGATGAGTAAGCTGTGACATGGATTCCTTCCAGCCCTCCTTGATGGGGAAGCTGACGTTGATTCCTCCTCACCTGTGTAGGATGAGGCTAGAAATTATTTTCTTTTCTTCCAAAAAGGGATAGATAGTCGTGGCTGGCCAAGCTATAATTAGGTACAGGAATGGTACCGCTATCTATTTTGAGGAGGAGATGGGTTGAAGACGTCAAGAAGGAGCAGGGGATTTGTCCAAACCGTAGCAGTGGCACTAATCGTTATGTTATTAGGGAGCTTGGCGGTGAGCGGCATGCCGGCCGCTTCAGCCGAAGACACAACGGGTCCGACAGAAACGAACAATTTTTTTCAAACGATGCTGTTCAACGATCTTAAGGTAGCCGAAAATTCAACCGCTTACAAATTTTTTCCTTCTAACAACACGGTGCAATTGGAAGCCAATGAACCCGGACATTTTATCGCTTTTGAATTCCCGGTCGACCATGAGGGCGTCTACGATCTTCACATTCTCCCTTGGAGAGCGACCTCCTATGCGAAATATAAGGTAAGCATCGACGGCCAGCTGGCGAAAGAGGTGGATTTCTACGGAACTTCCAAGGAAATGGAATACCTCACCGCCATGAAGCTGGAAAAAGGGACCCATATCATCAAGTTCGAATACAGCGGGAAATCTCCCGGCTCCACGAACTACAAAATGGGCGTAACCGATTTATACCTCGTCAGTCACCATTCCTTCAACTTCAAAGATCTGAAAGAAACAGGACGTTCGGCAGGGCTGGAGACGGCTGTCCAAGGGGAAGGGGTGCTTATTCAAAGCACGGAGCCAGGCCCGTTCATCGAGTTCGAGCTTCCGGTAAGCTCCCCCCGTCTGTATAGCATCCGCCTGGAAGGCATCCCCTCATCAAGCGGAGGGCAGGTGAATGTGCAGCTGGACGGGCAATCGGTCGGTACCATGGATTATTATGGGGCAGGGGACAAGGCGTTAGCCGCTCTTACCGTTTCCCGTCCGCTCGAAGCCGGTCTTCACAAGCTCAGGCTGGAGGTGACCGGGAAGAGCGCGGATTCGAAAGGCTATGAAGTCCGCCCGGAGCACCTTATCCTGATCTTGGGCAGGCTGGATGCGGAGAAGACACGCCGCGCACTTGAATCGAAGATAGCCGATCTCAAGAACCTGCTTCAAGCGGCAAACAGCCAAATTCCGGGCGGCTCGGCGCCGGAAGATCAGACACTGCGGGCTCAAGCCCAGGAGCTGGGCCTCCGTTTGAGCGATCTCGAAGCCAAAAGCCTGCAGCCGGACCTCACTCAAACGGCGGTTTCCGCCTTGCTTAGTGAAGCCGATAAGCAGACTTATCCCCTTAAACGTCTGGTGAACTTCGCCGATGCCCGCGCGGCCCGTCCGGCCGCCAAGCTTGGCCTGTTAACCGCTGACTCCATGTCCCTGGTTTATCCAAGGGAATTGCCCTGCCAGTGTTCGGCCGCCGAGCCGGGGATTTCCATGGCGAAGGGCGAGTATGAAAACCTGCAGCCGGTCGTGATGGCTTACGGAGCGGCCTTAAAAGGTGTAAACGCTCGGGTGACCAGCATCGTAGGGCCGGACGGAAAGGAAGCTTTGGGCTCTTTGATGAAGGCGTCGATTGCTCCTCTCGGATCGGTGAACATCAGAAAGTCTCGTCATTACACACTGCCTGCTACGGAAGACCGGCCGGTCGCCTATGAGGGATGGATTCCCGATCCGATCCGTTCCGATCTCAGCAGCGTCGACGTTCCGGCAGGCGATATGCAGCCCTTCTGGCTGGAGCTTTACGCGGATGGAAAGGCAACGCCGGGAAGCTACCGGGTGAAGGTCGTCGTATCCGCCGAAGGCGGGATTACCGAGCAAATGGAGGTTCGTGCGGAGGTTTGGCCGTTCGCCCTTCCGGACCGCCCGGAGCTGCCCACTTCCATTACCATGAATGCGGAAATTTTGAATATGGTCTACTCCCTTGCCGGGAAAGAGGAATTCGACCAAATGCATCAGAAGTACATCGATTTCCTGGAAACCTTCAAAATTGAACCGGACCTTATCTACCGCAAGGCTCCTCCGACCGTGGAAGAGCTGCTGAAAATTAAGGACAAATGGGGACTTCGCCAGTTTGCGGCCTATTACCTGTACGTCGGCTGGCTGAACCTGGATCTGAAGAAGCGGGAAACATGGCAGCCTGAAATTGACCGGGTTCTTCAAGAGCTTGGGGCGGCTATGGAGCAGTACGAAAAAGCCGGACTGGCCGACCAGGCTTATCTGTACGGGTTTGACGAGGCCAGTGCCGATCAGCTCCCCTTGGCCAAGGAAATGTTTACCCAGATCAAGCAGAAGTTTCCGAATCTTCCCATCATGACGACTTACCTGGATAAATCCCTTGGCGTAACGTCCGGGTTGGCCGGTCTTGTGGACATTTGGGTTCCCGGCGTGCAGGCCTTTGACCCGGCCGCCCGGGATCAGGCGCAAGCCCGGGGGGATCTGGTGTACTGGTACTCCGCCATCGGGGTCAAGCATCCGCTCCCCAACTGGTTCAACGGATATGCGCCGAGCGATACGCGTGTCCTCATGGGACCGCTGTCCCATAAGATGAAGGTGGATGGCTTCCTGTATTACAACATCACCCGGTGGCTCAATCGCGGCCCGATGAACGACAGTATCCTAAGCACCTGGGATCCGCGTACGATCAGCGACGCGAACGGGGACGGCTCCTTGTTCTATCCGGGCCAAGAAGGTCCGCTGGCTTCGCAGCGGATTCAGAATTTCCGGGATGGCATGGAGGATTACAACCTGCTGAACATGCTGCGCCGTTCCATCGAATCGGCGGCCGGCAAGGAGGAAAGCCTCCTGGCGGAAGCCCGCACGCTGTTGAAGGCGGATGCCGTAGCGGCAGACGAGAGAACATTTACCGATAATCCCGTGCTCTACCGGCAGTGGCGGGAAGAGGTCGCCCGCATGATCGTCAAGTTGGATTCGCAGACTCCCGTATGGCCGGAAGGAAGCAAGCTGACCGTGGGGAATGCGACGTACTCCACCATGGACCTGCAATGGCCCGCGGCCTCCGACAACCTTGGGGTGGAAGCCTACCGGATCTCCATCAATGGAACCGAGCTTCCGGAAGTCATTCGGGAGAGGGGAAGCGAGACTTACACGTACACGGTGACGGGGCTGGAGGACAGCGCCTCTTACGACTTCTCCATTCGGGCGGTCGACTTCGCCGGTAACGTGAGCGAGCCGCTATCCGGATCCGGAACGACTCCGACGAACGCCGCCTTGGTGCAGGCC contains:
- a CDS encoding FIMAH domain-containing protein, yielding MALIVMLLGSLAVSGMPAASAEDTTGPTETNNFFQTMLFNDLKVAENSTAYKFFPSNNTVQLEANEPGHFIAFEFPVDHEGVYDLHILPWRATSYAKYKVSIDGQLAKEVDFYGTSKEMEYLTAMKLEKGTHIIKFEYSGKSPGSTNYKMGVTDLYLVSHHSFNFKDLKETGRSAGLETAVQGEGVLIQSTEPGPFIEFELPVSSPRLYSIRLEGIPSSSGGQVNVQLDGQSVGTMDYYGAGDKALAALTVSRPLEAGLHKLRLEVTGKSADSKGYEVRPEHLILILGRLDAEKTRRALESKIADLKNLLQAANSQIPGGSAPEDQTLRAQAQELGLRLSDLEAKSLQPDLTQTAVSALLSEADKQTYPLKRLVNFADARAARPAAKLGLLTADSMSLVYPRELPCQCSAAEPGISMAKGEYENLQPVVMAYGAALKGVNARVTSIVGPDGKEALGSLMKASIAPLGSVNIRKSRHYTLPATEDRPVAYEGWIPDPIRSDLSSVDVPAGDMQPFWLELYADGKATPGSYRVKVVVSAEGGITEQMEVRAEVWPFALPDRPELPTSITMNAEILNMVYSLAGKEEFDQMHQKYIDFLETFKIEPDLIYRKAPPTVEELLKIKDKWGLRQFAAYYLYVGWLNLDLKKRETWQPEIDRVLQELGAAMEQYEKAGLADQAYLYGFDEASADQLPLAKEMFTQIKQKFPNLPIMTTYLDKSLGVTSGLAGLVDIWVPGVQAFDPAARDQAQARGDLVYWYSAIGVKHPLPNWFNGYAPSDTRVLMGPLSHKMKVDGFLYYNITRWLNRGPMNDSILSTWDPRTISDANGDGSLFYPGQEGPLASQRIQNFRDGMEDYNLLNMLRRSIESAAGKEESLLAEARTLLKADAVAADERTFTDNPVLYRQWREEVARMIVKLDSQTPVWPEGSKLTVGNATYSTMDLQWPAASDNLGVEAYRISINGTELPEVIRERGSETYTYTVTGLEDSASYDFSIRAVDFAGNVSEPLSGSGTTPTNAALVQARLEGYIASGAVRQPLASQLTNQLQQAAHHQEQGRIDQALHSLDVFLEHMNNEPHADKITAPAKDRLTASIGTLKRQWQEAK